A portion of the Streptomyces sp. NBC_00376 genome contains these proteins:
- a CDS encoding bifunctional uroporphyrinogen-III C-methyltransferase/uroporphyrinogen-III synthase — MSPTGPAASDFPALSAQGHVTFLGAGPGDPGLLTLRAVEALASADVLVAEPDVLGVVRCHARASASAPELTVVDAQSAAAGVPVLRDAVNLVMEAVRGGRRVVRAVSGDPGLDGNAGAEMLACAAAGIPFEVVPGVANAVGVPAYAGVPLRDTQGADVRFVDARTASDRCWTEVGASDATAVISTTLDSVAAAAGELVSAGRKPDTPLTVTVAGTTTRQRTWTATLGTIAQVLKQAKVLPSPEGHRPVIAVVGERSSAAQRDQLAWFESKPLFGWKVLVPRTKEQSASLSDQLRSYGAVPHEVPTIAVEPPRTPQQMERAVKGLVTGRYEWIAFTSVNAVKAVREKFEEYGLDARAFAGIKVAAVGEQTAAALVDFGVKPDLVPSGEQSAAGLLEDWPPYDPVFDPIDRVFLPRADIATETLVAGLIELGWEVDDVTAYRTVRASPPPADTREAIKGGGFDAVLFTSSSTVRNLVGIAGKPHNVTVIACIGPATAKTAEEHGLRVDVLSPEPSVHKLAEALAEFGARRREAAKEAGDPVTRPSERRPGARRRRTTT, encoded by the coding sequence TTGAGCCCCACCGGCCCCGCCGCATCCGACTTTCCGGCCCTGTCCGCACAAGGGCACGTCACCTTCCTCGGCGCCGGTCCCGGCGACCCGGGACTGCTGACTCTGCGCGCCGTCGAGGCGCTTGCGAGCGCGGACGTCCTTGTCGCCGAGCCGGACGTCCTCGGCGTCGTTCGCTGCCATGCGCGGGCAAGCGCAAGCGCACCTGAGCTGACGGTTGTTGACGCGCAGTCAGCAGCCGCCGGTGTTCCCGTTCTCAGGGATGCGGTCAATCTTGTCATGGAGGCAGTGAGGGGCGGCAGGCGGGTCGTCCGTGCCGTCTCGGGCGACCCGGGACTGGACGGGAACGCGGGTGCCGAGATGCTCGCCTGCGCTGCCGCCGGCATCCCCTTCGAGGTCGTGCCGGGCGTCGCCAACGCCGTGGGCGTGCCCGCGTACGCCGGTGTGCCGCTGCGTGACACGCAGGGCGCGGACGTCAGGTTCGTCGACGCCCGTACCGCGTCCGACCGCTGCTGGACCGAGGTCGGCGCCAGCGATGCCACGGCCGTCATCTCGACGACGCTCGACTCGGTGGCCGCGGCCGCCGGTGAGCTGGTCTCGGCCGGCCGCAAGCCCGACACCCCGCTGACCGTGACGGTCGCCGGTACGACGACCCGCCAGCGCACCTGGACGGCGACCCTCGGGACGATCGCCCAGGTCCTGAAGCAGGCGAAGGTGCTGCCCTCCCCGGAGGGTCACCGGCCCGTCATAGCCGTGGTCGGTGAGCGCAGCTCCGCAGCCCAGCGCGACCAGCTCGCGTGGTTCGAGTCCAAGCCGCTGTTCGGCTGGAAGGTGCTCGTACCGCGTACCAAGGAGCAGTCCGCGTCGCTCTCCGACCAGCTTCGTTCCTACGGTGCCGTGCCGCACGAGGTCCCGACGATCGCCGTCGAGCCGCCCCGTACGCCCCAGCAGATGGAGCGCGCGGTCAAGGGCCTGGTCACGGGCCGTTACGAGTGGATCGCCTTCACCAGCGTCAACGCGGTGAAGGCCGTCCGGGAGAAGTTCGAGGAGTACGGGCTCGATGCCCGTGCCTTCGCCGGGATCAAGGTCGCGGCCGTGGGTGAGCAGACCGCCGCCGCGCTGGTCGATTTCGGTGTGAAGCCGGACCTGGTGCCGTCCGGTGAGCAGTCCGCCGCCGGTCTGCTGGAGGACTGGCCGCCGTACGACCCGGTCTTCGACCCGATCGACAGGGTCTTCCTGCCGCGTGCCGACATCGCCACCGAGACGCTGGTGGCCGGGCTCATCGAGCTGGGCTGGGAGGTCGACGACGTCACCGCGTACCGCACGGTCCGCGCCTCGCCGCCGCCCGCCGACACCCGCGAGGCGATCAAGGGCGGCGGCTTCGACGCGGTGCTCTTCACCTCGTCCTCGACCGTCCGGAACCTGGTCGGCATCGCGGGCAAGCCGCACAACGTGACGGTGATCGCGTGTATCGGCCCGGCGACGGCGAAGACCGCCGAGGAGCACGGCCTGCGGGTCGACGTCCTCTCCCCGGAGCCTTCGGTGCACAAGCTGGCCGAGGCGCTGGCCGAGTTCGGCGCGCGGCGCCGGGAGGCGGCGAAGGAGGCCGGCGATCCGGTGACGCGGCCGAGCGAGCGGCGTCCCGGAGCGCGGCGGCGTCGTACGACGACCTGA
- the hemB gene encoding porphobilinogen synthase, whose protein sequence is MTVYGNFPGSRPRRLRTTPAMRRMVAETRLDAANLILPAFVREGIDAPVAISAMPGVQQHTLDTLRKAAVEAVSAGVSGIMLFGVPEDEKKDARGTAGTDPDGILQVALRAVRQEVGDDLVIMSDLCLDEYTDHGHCGVLTEDGRVDNDVTLERYAEMAQVQADAGAHVVGPSGMMDGQVGVVRDALDQTGHEDVSILAYTVKYSSAFYGPFREAVGSSLMGDRKTYQQDPANARESLRELALDVEEGADMVMVKPAGPYLDIVAKVADSVDVPVAAYQISGEYSMIEAAAEKGWIDREAAILESLTGIRRAGAQMILTYWATEVAQRLGRR, encoded by the coding sequence ATGACTGTGTACGGAAACTTCCCCGGCTCCCGCCCCCGGCGGCTGCGGACGACCCCGGCGATGCGGCGGATGGTCGCTGAGACACGGCTCGACGCGGCGAATCTGATCCTGCCCGCGTTCGTGCGCGAGGGCATCGACGCCCCGGTCGCCATCTCGGCCATGCCCGGCGTGCAGCAGCACACCCTGGACACCCTGCGGAAGGCCGCCGTCGAGGCGGTGTCGGCCGGGGTCTCCGGGATCATGCTCTTCGGTGTCCCCGAGGACGAGAAGAAGGACGCCCGGGGCACGGCGGGCACCGACCCGGACGGCATCCTCCAGGTGGCGCTGCGCGCGGTGCGCCAGGAGGTCGGTGACGATCTCGTCATCATGTCGGACCTGTGCCTGGACGAGTACACCGACCACGGCCACTGCGGTGTGCTGACCGAGGACGGCCGGGTCGACAACGACGTGACGCTGGAGCGTTACGCCGAGATGGCACAGGTCCAGGCCGACGCGGGCGCCCATGTGGTGGGCCCCAGCGGCATGATGGACGGCCAGGTCGGTGTCGTCCGCGACGCGCTCGACCAGACGGGCCACGAGGACGTCTCGATCCTCGCCTACACCGTGAAGTACTCCTCGGCGTTCTACGGGCCGTTCCGCGAGGCCGTCGGTTCCTCGCTCATGGGCGACCGCAAGACGTACCAGCAGGACCCGGCGAACGCCCGTGAGTCGCTGCGCGAGCTGGCGCTCGACGTCGAAGAGGGCGCCGACATGGTCATGGTGAAGCCGGCCGGTCCGTACCTCGACATCGTCGCGAAGGTCGCCGACTCGGTGGACGTGCCGGTCGCGGCGTACCAGATCAGCGGTGAGTACTCGATGATCGAGGCCGCCGCGGAGAAGGGCTGGATCGACCGGGAGGCGGCCATTCTGGAGAGCCTGACCGGGATCCGGCGCGCGGGGGCGCAGATGATCCTCACCTACTGGGCGACTGAGGTCGCGCAGCGGCTGGGGCGGCGCTAG